Sequence from the Trueperaceae bacterium genome:
GTCGAGGACGACGTCGTTGACGGTGACCTTCATCGGGGACCCCTCATGCCTGCCACCAGTCGCTCTTCTGGTACTTGGGTCGGCCGTGCTCGACCAGGTACTCGTACTCGTGGCGGAAGAACTTGAACGAGGCCTGCACGGGCATGGCACAGGCATCGGCGAGCGGGCAGAATGCTGTCCCGCGCATGTTCCTGACCATGTCCTCCATCAGCTTCAGGTCTCCGGGCGCGCCCAGGCCCTCTAGCAGCTTGCGGTACATCTGCGGCAGCCAGGTCGCTACGCCCTCACGGCAAGGCGTGCACTTGCCGCACGACTCGTGGGCGTAGAAGCGCACCACGTTGTACATCGCGTCGACGATGCATTTCTCCTCCGGGATGAGGATCAGGCCCCCGGTACCCAACATCGAGCCCTTCCGGGCGACCGAGGCGTACTCCATCGGCGTGTCGAGGTACTCGTCGGTGAATGGGAACATGGGGCAACTGGTGCCGCCGGGGATGAACGCCTTCGCCGGCATCGCCGGGCCCCCGCCTACCTCGAAGATGATCTCCCGGTAGGTGATGCCCATCGGCACTTCGTAGACGCCCGGCTTGTTGAAGGGGCCGGAGAGTTGAACGTGGTGGAACCCTTTCGAATCTTCGGTGCCCATGCCGGAGAACCAGCCGGCGCCTCGTTCGAGGATGTGGACCGTGGAGGCGAGGCTGGTCACGTTATTGATCGTGGTGGGTAATCCGTAGACCCCGGCCTGCGCCGGGAAGGGGGGCTTTAGCCGGGGGTTGGCGCGCAACCCCTCGTAGGAGTTCATGAGCGCCGTCTCCTCGCCGCAGATGTAGGCGCCGGCGCCGCGGTGGAGGATCAGGTCGAAGTCGAAGCCACTGCCGAAGATGTTCTCGCCCAGGTAGCCCTTGGCTCGCGCCTCCTCGATGGCGTTCTTCAACCGTTCGTAGGCGAGATAGTATTCGCCCCTGACGTAGATGACGCCCAGCGTGGCCTGGATCGCGTAACCGCCAATGATCATGCCCTCGATGAGCTGGTGGGGGTCGTCCTCGAGGACGTAGCGGTCCTTGCAGGAGCCTGGTTCCGACTCGTCGGCGTTGCACACTAGGAAACGCTGGCGCCCGTCGGGCTTGGGCATGAACGACCACTTCACCCCCGTGGGGAAGCCGGCCCCGCCGCGACCGCGCAAGCCGGAGGCCTTGACCTCTGCCACGACCTCTTCCGGCGTCATCCTCGTGAGGGCCTTCTGGGCCGAGGAGTAGCCGCCATGACCGAGGTAGTAGTTGAGCGTCCAGGCTCCGTTTACCCCTACGTGACGAAACATCACTACTTCGAAGCGCGGGTCGCTACGCGAGACTATCGGTTCGGGACGTTGGGCGACGACGTCGCTCACTCGCCACTCCCTTCCGTCTCACTGGTCCCCCGGTTCGAGGTGCCGTCCCGGGCGGGCGGCAGAGTGTCGCCGCCGCGCTCACGCCACGGCTCGGGCGGTTGGTCGTTCCGCAAGGCCTGGAGCAGGTGAGCGCAACGGCTGCGTCCCAAGCGCTCGTAATAGGTGTCGTTCACCTGCAGGACAGGGGCAGTGGTGCATGAGCCGAGGCACTCAACCTTCTGGATGGAGAAGCGTCCCTCCGCGTCTGTCTCGCCGTTCACTATGCCGAGCTCGGCCACGAGGAAGTCGTAGAGCTCGTCCGAGCCGGCCAGTGAGCAGGAGAGCGTCGAGCAGACCTGCAGGTGGTACCTGCCAACCGGGTGGTCGTGATAGGTGGAGTAGAAGCTCATCACCCCGCGGACCTCGGTGGGGTGGATGCCCAGGATCCCGGCGATCTCCTCCACGCGCGCTTCGCTCACGTACCGTTCGGCCCGCTGCACCTCCCATAGGAGGGGCATGAGAGCGCTCCTGCGGCCATACTCCGGGTAGCGCCCCAGGATCTCGTCCAGCAGCTCCTGCCTGCTGGCGAAGAAGGGTTCGACCGTCTCTAGTTCGACCATCTCTGAACGTCGGTCGTCCGGGCGATCAGCGCCCGTCCGCCTCCGGCTCCTCCTGTTCTTCGGCCGCTGTGGCGAGCTTCCCCGGCAAGGAACGTCCGGTGAGACCCAGTGCGACTCCGACGCCACCCCCCAGGACCATCGCGAAGGCGGAATCGCTTCCGGAGAGCTGCGTTCCGATCACCAGTAGCGCGCCGATGGCGATACCGATACCGAACTTCGGCCGCATGCCTCTGAAAGACCGTGCCGAGAACTTCGGGGGCTCTATCTTCACTTGTCTACGTCTCCCATCACAGGATCGAGGCTGGCTATGTTGGCGACCATGTCGGCGAAGAGGCCGCCGATGCAGGCGGGCTCGAGCGCCTGCAGGTTGATGAGGCTGGGAACCCGCACCTTCACGCGGTACGGCATCGAACCGCCGTCGCTGACCAGGTAGTAACCCAACTCGCCGCGAGCGCTCTCGGTGGGCACGTAGACCTCGCCGCGGGGCGGGTGGAACCCTTCGGTGACGAGCTTGAAGTGGAAGATGACGGCTTCCATCGAGTCTTCGAGTTCGCTTCGCGGCGGCAGGCTGATGCGCCGGTCGGGGTCCTTCACCGGTCCGGGCTCGAGCTTATCGAGGGCCTGGCGGATGATCTTGAGGCTCTCGTTCAGTTCGTAGAAGCGCATCATGAAGCGGGCATGGACGTCACCCGCCTCGGAGATCGGCACCTCGAAGTCGTACTCGTCGTAGCCCGAGTAGGGTTGTACTTTGCGGAAGTCCAGCTTCACTCCCGAGGCGCGCAGGCTTGGCCCGGTGAGGCCGTAGTCGATAGCGTCCGCGCGACTGATGACGCCGATCCCTCTGGTGCGGTCGATGAAGATCTTGTTGCCCGCGAAGATGTCGTAGTACTGGTCGAGCATCGGCGGGAAGTCGTCGAGGAAGCTGCGGACAGCCTCCTCGAAGCCCTCGGGCACGTCACGTGAGAGACCGCCCACCCGGAAGTAGCCGTAGTTCATCCGGACGCCGCATACCAGCTCGAAGATGTCGAGGATCCGCTCGCGCTCCCGCATCGTGTAGAAGAACGGGGTCAGCGCGCCCAGGTCGAGCACGCCGGTGCCGAAGAAGACGAGGTGGCTGGCGATGCGATTGAGCTCGTTCAGGATCACCCGCACCCGCTGGGCCCGCACTGGCACCCGGGCGTCCATCAGCTTCTCTGCCGAGAGCACGTAGGCCAGGTCGTGGGCATAGCCGTGCAGGTAGTCCATCCGGTTCGAGTAGGTGACGCACTGCTGGTAAGGCCGGTTCTCCATCGTCTTCTCGAAACCGGTGTGGAGGTAGCCGATCTGCGGCTTGATGGCCGCGATGCGTTCACCGTCGAGATCCACCACGAGGCGCAGGACGCCGTGGGTGGAAGGGTGCTGTGGGCCCACATTGACCCGCATGTGACGCGTCTCGAACTCGCCGCGTCGATCGCTGTCGCTGGGTGGGGTGACAACCGGCTTCTGCAGCGTCATTTCGCCGGCTCCCCCGGTTGTCCGGTGACCTCATGGCCCACCAGGTCGAGCCCCTGATCGCTGCGAACGCCCTTGCGGGCGCCACCCTTCCAGCCGGTGAGACCAGCGTCACTGCCGATGATCCCGGCCCTGAACGCTGCAGGATCGAGGTAGCGGCCGTCGTTGAAGAGCGTGGGCGTCTCTCCGATCGGGAAATCTTTGCGGTGCGGGTGCCCGTCGAGGTCTTCCGGGGTGAGCAACTTGCGGAGGTCGGGATGCCCTTCGAACTCGATGCCGAACATGTCGAACACCTCGCGCTCCATGAAGCTCGCGGAGCGCCAGATGCCGGTCGCGGTGGGAAGCTTCTCGCCGTCGTCCACTGAGACCCTGATGAAGATGCGGGAGCCGTTCTCTACCCCGTAGACGTTGTAGGCGACGGTGAAGCGCTTCTCCCCGGTGCGATCGAAACCCGGGTAGGTGAGCCAGTCGATCCCGAAGATGTCGGAGAGCATCTCGAAGCCGTTCGACCTCAGCCACTCGAGCGCCTCGATCACGCGCCCCTTCTCGACCGTGTAGGAGACCATCCCCTTGAACTCGCTGCGGCGTCCGCCCAGCGCTTCCAGCACGTTGCCGACTTCCTGCCTTCCAAGCTGCTGCGTCACTTGCCTGCCCACCCCTCGACCATGGGAAGCTTCACGCCCCTCTCGTCGAACGCTTCGCCGCGGACCTTCTTCTGCAACTGCTGAACGGCGTAGATGAGCGCTTCGGGACGCGGGGGGCAGCCCGGCACGAAGATGTCGACGGGCACTACCGAATCGACGTTCTGCACCAGGGCGTAGTTGTTGAACATGCCACCGGAGGAGGCGCAGGCGCCCATCGAGATGACCCATTTGGGGTCGGGCATCTGCTCGTACACCCGCCTCATCACGGGAGCCATCTTCTTCGAAAGCCTGCCGGCGACGATCATCACGTCGGCCTGCCGCGGGCTGGCCCGGAACACCTCGGAGCCGAAACGGGCCAGATCGTTGCGCGGGTTGGTCGACTGCATCATCTCGATCGCACAGCAGGCGAGGCCGAAGGTAGCCGGCCAGAGGCTATTGGAACGTCCCCATGCGACCAGCTTGGCGAGGGTGGTCATGAGGATGCCCTCGTCCTCCAACTCCTGAACGTCCTTTTCGAACAGATCTGTGAGAGCCATCTACCCTACTTCCAGTCGAG
This genomic interval carries:
- the nuoF gene encoding NADH-quinone oxidoreductase subunit NuoF: MSDVVAQRPEPIVSRSDPRFEVVMFRHVGVNGAWTLNYYLGHGGYSSAQKALTRMTPEEVVAEVKASGLRGRGGAGFPTGVKWSFMPKPDGRQRFLVCNADESEPGSCKDRYVLEDDPHQLIEGMIIGGYAIQATLGVIYVRGEYYLAYERLKNAIEEARAKGYLGENIFGSGFDFDLILHRGAGAYICGEETALMNSYEGLRANPRLKPPFPAQAGVYGLPTTINNVTSLASTVHILERGAGWFSGMGTEDSKGFHHVQLSGPFNKPGVYEVPMGITYREIIFEVGGGPAMPAKAFIPGGTSCPMFPFTDEYLDTPMEYASVARKGSMLGTGGLILIPEEKCIVDAMYNVVRFYAHESCGKCTPCREGVATWLPQMYRKLLEGLGAPGDLKLMEDMVRNMRGTAFCPLADACAMPVQASFKFFRHEYEYLVEHGRPKYQKSDWWQA
- a CDS encoding NAD(P)H-dependent oxidoreductase subunit E, coding for MVELETVEPFFASRQELLDEILGRYPEYGRRSALMPLLWEVQRAERYVSEARVEEIAGILGIHPTEVRGVMSFYSTYHDHPVGRYHLQVCSTLSCSLAGSDELYDFLVAELGIVNGETDAEGRFSIQKVECLGSCTTAPVLQVNDTYYERLGRSRCAHLLQALRNDQPPEPWRERGGDTLPPARDGTSNRGTSETEGSGE
- the nuoD gene encoding NADH dehydrogenase (quinone) subunit D, with the translated sequence MTLQKPVVTPPSDSDRRGEFETRHMRVNVGPQHPSTHGVLRLVVDLDGERIAAIKPQIGYLHTGFEKTMENRPYQQCVTYSNRMDYLHGYAHDLAYVLSAEKLMDARVPVRAQRVRVILNELNRIASHLVFFGTGVLDLGALTPFFYTMRERERILDIFELVCGVRMNYGYFRVGGLSRDVPEGFEEAVRSFLDDFPPMLDQYYDIFAGNKIFIDRTRGIGVISRADAIDYGLTGPSLRASGVKLDFRKVQPYSGYDEYDFEVPISEAGDVHARFMMRFYELNESLKIIRQALDKLEPGPVKDPDRRISLPPRSELEDSMEAVIFHFKLVTEGFHPPRGEVYVPTESARGELGYYLVSDGGSMPYRVKVRVPSLINLQALEPACIGGLFADMVANIASLDPVMGDVDK
- a CDS encoding NADH-quinone oxidoreductase subunit C gives rise to the protein MTQQLGRQEVGNVLEALGGRRSEFKGMVSYTVEKGRVIEALEWLRSNGFEMLSDIFGIDWLTYPGFDRTGEKRFTVAYNVYGVENGSRIFIRVSVDDGEKLPTATGIWRSASFMEREVFDMFGIEFEGHPDLRKLLTPEDLDGHPHRKDFPIGETPTLFNDGRYLDPAAFRAGIIGSDAGLTGWKGGARKGVRSDQGLDLVGHEVTGQPGEPAK
- a CDS encoding NADH-quinone oxidoreductase subunit B family protein; amino-acid sequence: MALTDLFEKDVQELEDEGILMTTLAKLVAWGRSNSLWPATFGLACCAIEMMQSTNPRNDLARFGSEVFRASPRQADVMIVAGRLSKKMAPVMRRVYEQMPDPKWVISMGACASSGGMFNNYALVQNVDSVVPVDIFVPGCPPRPEALIYAVQQLQKKVRGEAFDERGVKLPMVEGWAGK